GATGGACCTCTGGGATATCGCAGCAGTTTTTGATATGTTCAAAATGTTTTTTCGCCAAAGCAAATACTTCATCTTTATCCACGTCACCTGCGACGATGATAATGGCGTTTTTTGGCTGATAGTAGGTTTTGTGAAATTTTCTAATATCTTCTATCGTCCAGCTTTGGATATCTTTCATAAATCCAATCGGCGTCCAGTGGTAGGGATGGTAAATGTATGTGTTGTTGAAAAGTCTGAAATAGAGATAGCCCGTCGGATTGTTATCTGTCCGCCATCGTCGCTCTTCTGCCACGACTTCACGCTCAGTCAAAAACTCTTTTTCATCAAGTTTCAGATTTTCCATAAGCTCGCTAAAAAGCCACAGGGATTTGTCCAAGTGCTCTTTTGCGCTTTTGATGAAGTAGTGAGTATAGTCAAATCCGGTCGAAGCGTTGTCCACGCCACCAAAGCTTTTGACGATCTCGTCAAACTCACCGGCTTTGAGGTGTTTGGTGGATTTGAAGTTTAAGTGCTCCAGCATATGGGCGATTCCGCTTTTACCCATCACTTCGTTTCTGCTGCCAACTTTATAGAAGATATCGGTAGTGATGACACCGCTACCTTTTTTCATAGGAATAGCTATGACTTTTAGGCCGTTTTTGAGTGTCGTTTCATGATATTTTGGTAAACTGCTTGCCATCAATCCTCCAATGATCAAAAATAGTAGGATAAGTTTTTTCATCGTATATCGATTCCTATCGCTTCAGATATGTGAGTAAAACCATCCTTTTTCAGATATTCAATGAGCCCCTCATTGATACTTTTTACCAATCCCGGTCCTCCGTAGATAAAGGAAGTATAGATTTGTAAAAGCGTGGCTCCATGTCGTATTCTTCGGTAGGCTTCCTCTGCACTATCGATTCCACCTACACTGATAAGAACAGTTTTACCGAAAAGCTCCTTTGCAACCGCTTTAAAAATAGCAAAACTTTTTTCCTTGATCACTTTTCCGCTGACACCCCCAAAATCTTTCGCACCTCGTAAAAGAGAGTAGTCGATGGAGGTATTCGTCGCGATTACTCCTGCCGCTCCTGCATCTACTGCCGTACTACACAAAGATACTGCCTGATCTTCACTCATATCGGGTGCAATTTTAAGTAAAACTGGCGTATTGGTCAGCTCTTTAGCCATGGAAAAAAGCTCTTTGATGAAGGATTCGTTTTGTAAATCACGTAGACCCGGTGTATTTGGACTTGAGATATTGATGACAAGATAATCGCTCAATGAATGGAAGGTTTTGATCAAAAATCGATAATCTTGCAATGCTTGTTCATCGGGAGTCGTTTTGTTTTTACCGATATTGACACCTATCGGAAAAGAGGCTGGCGTGATTCTTTGCAGTCTTGCCTTGATCACTTCGGCTCCATCGTTGTTGAATCCCATGGCGTTTTGGATGGCTTCTTGTTTGATGTAGCGAAAAAGTCTCGGTTTAGGGTTGCCACTTTGGGGTTTAGGGGTAACGGTACCGATTTCTACATATCCAAAACCAAGAGCATGGAGCGTTTTTGTCATCGTTGCGTTTTTGTCAAAACCCGCAGCGATTCCCAAAGGGTTGCAAAAAGTTTTTCCAAAGAGTTCTTGCGAAAGCATCGGGTCTTTGACCAAAAACTTTTCTTGCAATCTGTTTAAGATAAACGGGAAAAAAGAAGCCAGTTCAAAAGCACTCTCTGCAATATGATGAGCTGTTTCCGGATCGAAGTGAAAAAGGATTTTTTTGATACTTTCGTAGTCCATTATACTCCCGATTTTTTGGAATTTATTATACAATAAAGCGCTATTTTTCGAAAGGAACGGTATGGAGTGCAAATACTTTGGCAAATGTGGAAGCTGTTCTTTGTATGAAGGCGGATATGAAGAGCAGTTACAAAAAAAAGTTCATGAATTTGAAAAACTATTTGGATTGGAGCCAGAAATTTTTCCATCAAAACAGAGTCGCTACAGAGCTCGTGCAGAGTTTCGATATATCGATGGAGAATATGCCATGCATAGACTCCATGAGAAGGGCTTGGTGACCATAGATGCTTGTGAAATGGTGCTCGAATCTATCTATGAACTGATGTCAAAGTTACGTCTGCTCATCAATAAGCATGAAATTTTGTCCAACAGATTGTATAGGGTCGATTTTTTAAGTGGTTTGAGTGGTGAATCTTTGGTGACCATGGTGTATCACAGACCAATCGATGAAGCGTGGGAAAAGGCAGCCAACGAGATTGCCAAAGCGTTGCATATAGATATCGTTGGCAGAAGCAGGGGAAAAAAAATCGTTATAGGTAAAGAGTATATCACCGAAAAGCTTCCTGTTTTTGAAAAAGAGTTTCTATTTCGTCATTATGAAGGGAGTTTTACACAGCCAAATCCGTATGTGAACATAAAAATGATCGAGTGGGCCGGGCGTATCGCAAAGGATTTGCAGGGTGATTTGCTGGAGCTATATTGTGGAGCGGGCAATTTTACGTTGCCGTTGTCACGCTATTTCGAAAAAGTACTTGCAACCGAAGTGAACAAATCTTCGATCAAGGCTGCAAAAGAGAATGTAGCACTCAATGGCATAGAAAATGTGGAATTCGTACGGCTCAGCAGTCAGGAGGTGACACAGGCGTTACGAGGTGTACGAGATTTTCGAAGGCTTGAAAATATCGATTTACACTCGTACAATTTCCAAACGGTATTTGTCGATCCGCCCCGCTGCGGGCTTGACGATGATACGAGAGAACTCGTGCGGGAGTTTGATAATATCGTATACATCTCTTGCAATCCACAAACGCTTCATAGAGATTTGGAGGAGCTTTCAAAAACGCATACGGTCCAAAAAGTGGCTGTTTTTGATCAATTTCCATATACCCCGCATCTAGAGAGCGGAGTATACCTTACACGTTAAATCGAAAATGCATCACATCGCCATCCTGGACGATGTACTCTTTTCCCTCCAGGCGCATTTTTCCGGCCTCTTTGGCTCCTTGCTCGCCCCCATATTTGATAAAATCTTCGTAGCTGATCACTTCGGCTCGGATAAATCCTTTTTCAAAATCACCATGAATTACACCGGCTGCTTGAGGAGCTGTCCATCCTTTGTGGATCGTCCAGCTTCGCACCTCTTTGACACCAGCCGTGAAATAGCTGATAAGTCCCAGTCTGTCAAAAGCCGTTCGGATGATTTTATCGAGTCCTGACTCTTCTACTCCCATTTCATTCAAAAGCTCTTTTGCCTCTTCATCGCTGAGACCAACGAGTTCCTCTTCCAGTTTTGCACAGAGTTTAATCACATCGGCACCCACATCACTTGCATACTTTTTGACCGTTTGTACATATTCGTTGTCTTCCAGCATTCCCTCTTCATCCACGTTTGCTCCAAAGATTACAGGTTTCGCGCTCAAAAATCGAAGCTCTTTGTTGAGGGTTTCAAATGCTTCATTTTTATTTTCAAATGTTCGTACCGGTTTGAGCTCTTCAAGGTGCTTTTTGAGCTCTTCGGCAACTTCCAAAAGTGGGGCGATTTTTTTGTCTGCTTTTGCCTGTTTTTTGAGTCTCTCTATCTTCTTTTCAAGCTGTTGCAAATCGGCAAATATCAGTTCAGTCTCGATGATCTCTATATCTCGGATCGGATCGACGCTGCCTTCGACATGGGTAATGTTCCCGTCATCAAAACACCTCACCATATGCAAAATCATATCCGTTTCACGGATATTGCTCAAAAACTGGTTTCCTAAACCTTCACCTTTGCTGGCACCCTTGACAAGTCCTGCAATATCGACAAAATCGATAGTAGAGTGCTGAACTCTTTGGGGGTTGACTATCTTTGCAAGCTCTTGTAACCTTGGATCAGGAACGGGAACAACCGCTTTGTTTGGCTCAATCGTACAAAATGGATAGTTTTGTGCTTCCGCATTTTGCGCTTTTGTCAGTGCATTGAATGTTGTTGATTTTCCGACATTAGGAAGTCCTACGATACCGACACTTAGTCCCATGATTTTCCTTAAGAGAAGTTTAAAATTTGTGGAATTATAGCACAATTGGGCCAAAGGCCCATGAGATCATTTTGAAGGGTGATTTTTTACATATTTGTATACAAACTCTTTTTGCAGCCATTTTACGACCATTCGAACGCCTGCACCGCTTGCGCCGTAAGGGTTGTACCCCCACTCTTTTTCTACATAGGCTGGACCAGCTATATCGAGATGAAGCCATTTGTCTTTGTTTTTCTCTTCGATAAATTCACTTAAAAAGAGTGCTGCTGTAATGGCACCACCATATCGGGAAGAGCTGATATTGCAAATATCGGCAATCTTGGATTCAAGGAGTTTTGGCAAGTATCGATTGAATGGTAAGATACCAGCGAGTTCACCGCTACTTTTTGCAGCACCGACCATCGCCTCCTTCAACTCCTCATTGTGTCCCATGACACCTGTGGTATATTCGCCAAGAGCTACAACACATGCTCCCGTGAGCGTAGCCATATCGATGATGTAGTCCGGTTCAATCTTTTCTTGGGCATAGCATAGGCAATCTGCCAAAACGAGACGTCCTTCGGCATCAGTGTTTCTTACTTCAATCGTTTTCCCGTTTTTGGCAACAAGCACATCATCCGGTTTATAGGCGTTTCCTCCAACCATATTTTCTGCAAGTCCCAAAATGGCATGCACTTCTACAGGAAGTCCTAATTTTTTGGCCGCTTTGATGATTCCAAGAGCAGCGCTCGCTCCACTTTTATCTGCTTTCATCGTTACCATGTAATCACTTGGCTTCAAGCTCAAACCGCCGCTGTCGTATGTGAGACCTTTCCCAACGATGGCTACTTTTGCTTTTGCATTGTCAGGTTTGTAGGTGAGATGCACAAGTCTTGGAGGATTGGCACTCGCTTTTGCCACAGCCAAAAAGGCGTTCATTCCCTCTTTTTTCAAATCTTTTTCATCCAAAATCTTGATTTCGAGGTCATTACTGTGGGCAATCTCTTTTGCAAGTTCGGCAAAGGTTTCTGGATAGATCTCATTCGGTGGCGTATTGACGATATCGCGAACCAGATTGGTCGCTTTTGCCACGATTTTTGCCTCATGAATGCTCTCTTGAGCCTTTTCGAGTGTAAAGTTCTTGTCACTGTACTCTTCGTTCGCAAAGATGATTTTTTCCAAACCTTTGGAATCTTTTTTGCTTTTGTACTTTTTGAATTCATAATCGCCTAAAATGGCGCCTTCTACAAAAGCTTTGATGTTCGTAATAGGGCAGTTTTGGATATAGACGCCGGCTTTTGCCGTTTTAAATCCTTTGCCTTTAAGGGCTTTGACCGCTTTGGCAGCAGCAATGCGTATCTCATCGTGATCGAGTTTGCTTCCTACATAGATTCTTCTTTTTTCCGGTAAAAAAGCTACCTCTTCGCTTCCTCCTTTGAAACCCAAAAGTTCAAGTTCACTTTTGTCTTTGACCCATTTATGATCAAGGTTCTTGTCTATTACAAGTATGATCTCGATATCAGCATCTATTTGAGACAGTTTTTTATCAACAATTTCGCATTTCATGCTTTCTTCTCCTTCAGTTTTTTTCCGTTACTCTATGGAAATAGTAATAGATACTGCCTCCAATAATCAGTGCCAGCGGCAATGCATAGTACCAGTGCTCTTTTGCCCACTTGACAATCTGTAAAATCTCTTCACCAAAAATATAGGCCGGAATGATAGTCATGGCAGCCCAAATTTGAGCACTGATGAAATTGATGAGGGCAAACTTTTTTGCACTGTAACGCGTCAGTCCAATAGCCATAGGAATAATTGTCCTCATGCCATAAAGATAGCGCTGAATAAAAATGACTGGCCAGCCATATTTTTTCAAAAGCAGGTGTGCAAGAGCAAATTTGCGTCGCTGTTTGTGCATGAGATTGTGTATGTAATGTTTATTGAAACGACCAATGTAAAAATAGATCTGATCTCCTACGAATCCACCAAGACCCGCTACAATTATGGAAAGCCAAAGATTCATATCGCCTGTATGGCTGAGAACTCCGGCCATAACTAGGCCGGTTTCCCCTTCCATAATGGACCATACAAATAAAATGACATACCCATACGTTTTTAGTAGATAGACAAATTTCTCTTCAAGATTGTTTCCCGGAGCAAGATAGAGCTGATATCCAAGATAGGCTATGAACAAAAAGACAAAGCCCAAAAAGGCTTGTATCAGCCAATCTTTATTTTTTTCAAAAAACTTTTTCATCTGTTTCCTAATCGAAATGGAGTAGAGATTTTGCCTGAATCATATCTTTATCCCCTCGACCAGAGAGGTTGACGATAACGAGGCTATTTTGGATATCGTTCATTTTTTTAAGATAGGCTACCGCATGGGAACTTTCAAAAGCCGGAATGATTCCCTCTTTCTGGCTGAGCCACACAAAAGCATCCAAAGCCTCTTGATCGGTTATGGCATCATACTGCACAACCCCTTCATCTTTCAAAAAGGAGTGTTCAGGCCCAATCCCTGGATAATCAAGACCCGCACTTATGGAGTGCGCCTCTAAAATCTGACCCTCTTCATCTTGGAGCACATAGCTCATCTGGCCATGGAGCACTCCAGGACTCCCTTTGGCAAGGCTTGCTCCATGTTTGTCGGTGTCAAGTCCAAGACCTCCAGCTTCGATACCGATGCACTGGGTTTCTTCTTCATCCAAAAAGGCGTTGAATATGCCCATTGCGTTGCTTCCACCTCCTATACAAGCGATTACGTAATCTGGAAGCCTTTTTTCAGCCGTTAATATTTGTGCTTTTGCTTCGTAACCGATGATTCCTTGGAAATCTCGAACAATCATAGGATACGGATGAGGTCCAGCGACTGTACCGATGACGTAGAAGGTGTCTCTGGCATTGCTGACCCAGTGACGAATCGCTTCATTCATTGCGTCTTTCAATGTTCGAGAGCCGTTCTTGACTGAGTGTACCTTCGCACCAAGCAGTTTCATCCGAAAAACGTTGAGTTCTTGTCTCTTTACATCTTTTTCGCCCATAAAGATTTCACATTCGAGTCCAAAAAGGGCCGCCATTGTAGCAGTAGCCACACCATGCTGTCCTGCACCTGTTTCTGCAATCACCTTTTTCTTGCCAAGTTTTTTGGCGACAAGCCCTTGCAATATTGTGTTGTTGATCTTATGGGCACCCGTATGGTTGAGGTCCTCTCTCTTGAGATAGACAGTGGCTCCAAGCTCTTTTGAGATATTTTGTGCATAGTAGAGTGGACTGGGGCGTCCCACATAGTTTTCAAGATAGTATCTCGCTTCTTTCCAAAACTCTTCGTCAAAGCGTAGTTTCTTATACTCTTCTTCCAGTTCCAAAAGAATAGGCATCAAGGTTTCCGGGACATAACGCCCTCCATGAATACCAAAATGTCCAAATTCGTCCGGGTCAAATTTGCTTGGTTTTGGAATGTACATTATGCGATCTCCAATACACTATAGATATTTGTCAGTTTTTTCAGTTTCTCTTCACCATTGAGAAATTTCAAATTGATGATGAAACAGGCCTCAACAAGTTCTTGTCCCGTTTTTTGAATGAGTTTCGCAGCGGCTTGAGCCGTGCCGCCAGTAGCTATCAAATCATCGATGAGCAGTACTCTTTTGCCTTCACCACGAAAAGCGTCAATATGGATCTCGATCTCATCTACGCCATATTCAAGGGCATACTTTTCGCTTATCGTCGTATAGGGGAGCTTTCCTTTCTTACGAACAGGGACAAATCCAATGCCTAGCCTTGTGGCGAGGGCTGCACCAAAAATAAATCCTCGACTTTCAATTCCAGCGACAAAGTCGATATTTTTTTCTTTATATCTCTCTTCCAAATGTTCCATGAGCATCGTAAATGCTGATGCGTTGTTAAGTAGCGTAGTTATATCTTTAAAAACGATACCAGGTTTTGGGAAATCTGGGACATCTCGGATGGTTGAGAGTAGAAACTCTTTTTGTTCATTTGTCAGATTTTTCATTTTTTCCTCCAAAGAGTATCACTTTGATCCCGATTAGAATCACCATTAACAGTGCAAAAAAGAAGTATCCCGCGATCTCTATGCTCATTATTCTTCCAAAGCCATGATTTTTTTGACTCTGTTTTCGTGTCGTCCACCTTCAAACTCTGTATTGCACCATGCATCAATAATAGATTCCACAACGCCCGGTCCAACGACTCGCTCTCCAAAGCATACGATATTTGCATCATTGTGTGCTCGTGCCATTTGTGCTGTGTAGTAGTCGTGCACTTCGGCTGCTCGTATCCCTTTTATTTTGTTTGCTGCAATACTCATACCGATCCCAGTACCGCAAATGAGTACGCCAAAGCTCTCTTTGTCGGCAGCCACTGCTCTTGCTACTTTTTCGGCATAGTCTGGATAATCGACTCGTTCACTGCTATAGGTTCCAAGGTCTTCCACTTCGTATCCTCTTTTTTGCAAAAGCTTGATCACCAAACCTTTGATAGCGAACCCTGCATGGTCACATCCGATATATACTTTTTTCATTTTAAATCCTTTCAAGTAAACTGAGTAGATGGATAAAATCGATTCCTGTTAATTGGCTAAACAAAACTAAAAGATAGTACACAGGTAAAAAGAAAAATTGGCTTAAGGGCGTTGCCAAAATGACAATCAAAAGAATCATCCCGTAAGGGAAAAGATATTGATAGAATTTGACGACTGCATCTAATCTAAGCCATCGTGCCAGATACATCACTGCATTCGCTCCATCCAGTGGTGGAATAGGCCAAAGATTGAAGACACCTAGAACGATATTGATCAAAACGCTTTGAGCCAAAAATAGAAACAGAAACGTCTCAAATAAACCATCCGGTTTTCCAAGCCAAGCAAGGAGTATGGCACTGATGATAGCGAGGATGAAGTTGTATGTCACTCCGGCCAGGCTCACTGCAATGGCACCAAACTCTTTTCCGTTTCTTAAGACAATCTGCATGTTCACCGGCACCGGTTTTGCCCATCCAAAAATAAATCCAGCATTTGCAATGTATAAAAGTGCAGGAACTATTATTGTTCCTACAGGATCGATATGGACAATAGGATTGATGCTCAGCCTGCCGGCAAGTTTTGCCGTAGGGTCTCCATATCTGTATGCTACAAGTCCATGCATAATCTCATGCCCTATGACAGAAACCATCAAAGCCAAGATCATGGCGGCAATATTGAGGATTTTAATGGTTTCCACTCTCTATTTCCCTCATTGCTTCTTCAATCTGTGAAACTGTTTTTCCTACTCTTTCCCATCTTGGAACATAATTCTCATCCCAGCTCCAGTAGATGAACCAAGGTTTTCCTACAATAAGTTTATAAGGAACCGGTCCCCAAAATCGGCTATCATTGGAGTGGTCACGATTGTCTCCCATCATGAAAAACTGACCTTTTGGTACTTTAAAGTAAAAGGCATTCACGTCAATTTGTGGATCGTAGGGTGGCAAGCCTTCGACGATTACCGGCTCCATCGCCAAAGATTTGTTCATATAGTATAAAAGCATGTTTCTAAAGGTGTCTACTTGCGGATCATAGTGGATGCCCGGGTGCGCGTCCATATAAGGATTGACAACCCAAAGCTTCCCGGAAATAGTGACAATTTTGTTTTTTGGATAGTGCTTTCGTATCCAATCATCTCCTTCATGGAAATGGATTAAAAGGCGTTCGTTTTGAAAAAGAATTTCATCCCCTCCCAGGGCGACGCAGCGCTTCACGTAGTGGATTTTTGGATTGACTGGGTAGCGGAAAATGACGATGTCTCCTCGTTTTGGTTTTGGACCTTCGATAAGATGTCCATCACCATCAAGATCAGGAAGTACCGGGATTTCGAGCCATGGAATGTGGGGTGTTGGAATGCCATAGGTAAATTTTTTGACAAAAAGATGATCACCGATGAGGAGCGTGTTTTTCATACTTCCACTCGGGATGACAAATGCCTGTGCTATAAAAAAAATGACAAGAAGAACGATAACGATCGTTCCGGTCCAGGTATTGGACCAGTGGTAGAACTTTTTAAGTTTCTCTTTCAAGAGCGTTTCCTTTGTTTGGCGGCTTTTATGGTATTTTTCAAAAGCATGGCGATAGTCATGGGGCCGACACCACCTGGAACGGGAGTGATGTAGGAAGCTTTTTTGCTGACATTTTCGAAATCCACATCTCCGACAATCTTATTACCGACTTTATTGATACCAATATCGATGACGATGGCTCTCTCTTTTACCATATCAGCAGTGATGAGATTGGGCTTTCCGACACCTACTGCGATAATGTCCGCCTTTTTCGTGTGTTCGGCCAAATCTTTGGTATATATATGACAGATATCCACTGTGGCAAAACGATTGAGAAGAAGCGCAGCCATCGGTTTTCCCACGATATTGCTCGCTCCTACTACACATGCATTCATTCCCTTGACATCGATACCGTACTCATCCAAAAGCTCCATGACACCTAGTGGCGTACAAGGTGCGAATGTATCGAGACCCTGCATAAGTCGGCCAAAATTGTACGGGTGAAATCCATCCACATCTTTTGCCGGATCGATGAGCTCCAAAATCTTGGTTGTATCGATATGTTTTGGAAGCGGTAATTGGACCAATATGCCATCGATGTTTGGATTTTTATTCATCATCGAGATTGTCTCTTCGATCTCTTTTTGGCTGATGGATTCGGGCATCTCATGGACGATGGAGTAGATTCCTACATCTTTGCAGGCCCTTGCTTTCATTTTGACATAGGTATGACTGGCTGGATCGTCCCCGACAAGTATCACAGCGAGACCCGGAATGATATCTTGCTCTTTTTTTAGCTCTTCAACCTCTTTTTTGATCGATTCTTTGATCTTTTGGGAGAGCTTCTTTCCATCTAAAATCTGCATAAAACGCCTCTTTTTATGGGTTTAAAAATTTTTGATATGATATCAAAACTATATTGTAAGTTGGTTTAAGGAAAATGGTGAGACTCTTTTTTGTTCTTCTTTTCAGTATCTATACTTTTGCGCTTGATGACTCTTTTATCACAAAAGATGAATACGCCAAAATGCTTTATAAAAATCCAAGAGGTATTGGTTGTGACAAGTGTCACGGAAAAAAGGGTGAAGGAAGAGTTATAGGAAAGTACAGAGATGGAAATGTAACGAAGGTTATAAAAGGACCTGAAATTACCAATATAGACTATCACAGTTTCCATAAAGCGCTTACGACACAAAAACACCATTTGATGCCCCACTACTTTTTGACAGATAAAGAGATTAAAACTCTATACTATTACCTACAAAAAAGCAAAAAGAAGAAAAAATGATTTTTGATGCAGAAACGATTGAGAGAATTCAAGCAGCCATAGATGCAAAAGATATCGATTTTTTTGAACAAAAACTGCACCCAAGAGAAAGAGAAAGAAGCAGAATGGCCATTCGCACTGCACTCATGGTGTCGGCTCATAGAGCAAAGCATCTCAACAAACTAGACGAAATCAAAGCGGATACCGTTATACTCAACCTTGAAGATGGTGTGGCTCCACAATATAAAGAAGTGGCACGGTATGCCTTGGCCTATTTTTTGCAGCATGTGCCCGAGAATGTTCCTTTGTTGGTTGTACGAACAAATCCTTTGCAAGAAGGGGGAGAAGAGGAGATCGAGTTTCTCAATCCCTTTTTTCCTGATGCATTTCGGATTCCAAAAGTACGCCAATTGAGCGATGTGAAAAATGCGCTTTGGCTGGCAGACGATGCAATCGATATTCATCTTTCCATTGAAACGAAAGAGGCATTTGCACTGTTGACGCAGTTACGTGTGGAAGAGAGAGTGCAAGCCTACTATCTCGGAATTTTGGATCTTTTGGCAGATCTAAACATCGAACAAAGTGTTTTGAAACTGAATAATCCGACAATCGATTATATTCTTGCGAGATTTTTATTTGAATCAAAAATGGCAGAAGTGGTCCCAGTGAGTTTCGTCTATCAAGAGTATCAAAACGTAGAAGAGTTTGAAGCATGGTGTAGACATGAAAAGGCGATGGGATTTGACGCGAAAGCCTGTATCTCTCCAAAACAGGTGGAAATTGCGAATAGGATTTTCGCTTCTTTTGATGTGGAGCGAGCCCGGTATATCAAAAAGCGTTTCGAAGAGATGGCAAAACAGGGTATAACCGGTTTTCGTGATGAGAAGTACGGTTTTATCGATGAGCCTATCTATAAAGATGCCTTGAATCTTTTAAAGCGAACGCAAAAAACCTAAGAATCCTCTCACAATTTCATCTGGAGTTGGAGGGCACCCCGGAATATGATATGCAACGGGCAGATGTTCTTTGACGGGTCCTTTGATAGCGAAGCTATCTTTAAAAAGAGTACCCTGTGTGCAGTCACCAAGAGTAATCACCCATTTGGGTGAGGGGAGCTGTTCATAGGCATCGAGCAGATGTGGCAACATGTTGAAGGTTACAACCCCGCTTACTAGCAAAATGTCTGCATGTCTCGGACTCGCAACAAAACGGATACCAAGACGTTCAAGATCATAATAGGGATTGGACAGGGCATTGCACTCTGCTTCGCATGCATTGCAGCTGCCGCTATCAACCATGCGAATGGCAAGAGAGCCGGAGAATTTTTTGCCAATTTCACTTTTGAGTGATTTTTTTATTGTTTCCAGTTCTTCATCAGCCCAACTGTTTTGTGTCTGTATCCCTTTTCGAAAACGCTGTACCCAAAAATCTATCATAAATCGCTCCCTGCATAACTTAAATCACAACTTTTGTTGATAAGTGGAAAATCGGCGATAATGTTTTTTGGCATCATCAAGTGGAGTGCCTGCCAATTGATGAAACTTGGATCCCTTGCGAAAAACCGATCAATTTTTTGATCTTTGATTTTAAGATAGAGCATCACTTCTCCCAGTGAACTTTCCGTGAATGCAAAATATTCACCATCTTCGAATGCATTCAAGACAACTTCATCCTCTTGAAAATCGAGTAGGTTTCGTATGATTTGTATACTATTCTTCACTTCCTGTAACCTCACTTTAAAACGTGCCGCCACATCACCACTTTCTTGAGTTTGGATAGAAAAGCCGTGTTCTTTGTAAAATGGGACTTCTCTTCTATCTATATGGATGCCGCTTGCCCGTGCCACAACGCCGAGGGTAGAGTATTTTAAAGCTTTTTTTTGTGAGAGTTTTCCAGTGGTATCGAGTCTGTCCCATAAAGATGGAATCTCGATAATCCATTTTTCAAAAAAGTCCATTTTCTTTTCTAAATCGTTCAAAAATGAGTGTAAAGCATTTTGATCAAATTTTCTTGCCACTCCTCTAATGGCACCAAAACCGAATCGATGGTTTGTCAAAGTTTTGAGCACTCTTCTCGTATCTTCAGCCAACATTGAAGAGTAGGCTAGAGCCGCACCGAAGCCCGCATCGTTTGGAATAAATCCGAGATCAACCAAATGGTGGGCGATTCGTTCCAGTTCTAAAAGAATCGATCCATACTTTTGGATGTTTTCATTTTCTCCTTGCTTGGAAGCTTGCCGTAAAAGATCGAGATAGGCTAGTTGATAAGCGATACTTTCGTTTCCACTGATTCTCTCTACGATATGCCATGCATCTTTAGGATCTTTTCTTTCCACTATTTTTTCAATGCCGCGATATTTATAAAAATGGCGAACTTCAAGATGGAGTATCGATTCTCCCTCTTGGGAAAAATGAAAATGGCCAGGTTCTATGATGCCGGCATGGATGGGACCTACGCCGACTTGAAAGATGCCATCCCCTTC
The Nitratiruptor sp. SB155-2 genome window above contains:
- a CDS encoding DedA family protein codes for the protein MKKFFEKNKDWLIQAFLGFVFLFIAYLGYQLYLAPGNNLEEKFVYLLKTYGYVILFVWSIMEGETGLVMAGVLSHTGDMNLWLSIIVAGLGGFVGDQIYFYIGRFNKHYIHNLMHKQRRKFALAHLLLKKYGWPVIFIQRYLYGMRTIIPMAIGLTRYSAKKFALINFISAQIWAAMTIIPAYIFGEEILQIVKWAKEHWYYALPLALIIGGSIYYYFHRVTEKN
- the trpB gene encoding tryptophan synthase subunit beta, producing the protein MYIPKPSKFDPDEFGHFGIHGGRYVPETLMPILLELEEEYKKLRFDEEFWKEARYYLENYVGRPSPLYYAQNISKELGATVYLKREDLNHTGAHKINNTILQGLVAKKLGKKKVIAETGAGQHGVATATMAALFGLECEIFMGEKDVKRQELNVFRMKLLGAKVHSVKNGSRTLKDAMNEAIRHWVSNARDTFYVIGTVAGPHPYPMIVRDFQGIIGYEAKAQILTAEKRLPDYVIACIGGGSNAMGIFNAFLDEEETQCIGIEAGGLGLDTDKHGASLAKGSPGVLHGQMSYVLQDEEGQILEAHSISAGLDYPGIGPEHSFLKDEGVVQYDAITDQEALDAFVWLSQKEGIIPAFESSHAVAYLKKMNDIQNSLVIVNLSGRGDKDMIQAKSLLHFD
- a CDS encoding adenine phosphoribosyltransferase; this encodes MKNLTNEQKEFLLSTIRDVPDFPKPGIVFKDITTLLNNASAFTMLMEHLEERYKEKNIDFVAGIESRGFIFGAALATRLGIGFVPVRKKGKLPYTTISEKYALEYGVDEIEIHIDAFRGEGKRVLLIDDLIATGGTAQAAAKLIQKTGQELVEACFIINLKFLNGEEKLKKLTNIYSVLEIA
- the rpiB gene encoding ribose 5-phosphate isomerase B encodes the protein MKKVYIGCDHAGFAIKGLVIKLLQKRGYEVEDLGTYSSERVDYPDYAEKVARAVAADKESFGVLICGTGIGMSIAANKIKGIRAAEVHDYYTAQMARAHNDANIVCFGERVVGPGVVESIIDAWCNTEFEGGRHENRVKKIMALEE
- a CDS encoding site-2 protease family protein, producing the protein METIKILNIAAMILALMVSVIGHEIMHGLVAYRYGDPTAKLAGRLSINPIVHIDPVGTIIVPALLYIANAGFIFGWAKPVPVNMQIVLRNGKEFGAIAVSLAGVTYNFILAIISAILLAWLGKPDGLFETFLFLFLAQSVLINIVLGVFNLWPIPPLDGANAVMYLARWLRLDAVVKFYQYLFPYGMILLIVILATPLSQFFFLPVYYLLVLFSQLTGIDFIHLLSLLERI
- the lepB gene encoding signal peptidase I, producing MKEKLKKFYHWSNTWTGTIVIVLLVIFFIAQAFVIPSGSMKNTLLIGDHLFVKKFTYGIPTPHIPWLEIPVLPDLDGDGHLIEGPKPKRGDIVIFRYPVNPKIHYVKRCVALGGDEILFQNERLLIHFHEGDDWIRKHYPKNKIVTISGKLWVVNPYMDAHPGIHYDPQVDTFRNMLLYYMNKSLAMEPVIVEGLPPYDPQIDVNAFYFKVPKGQFFMMGDNRDHSNDSRFWGPVPYKLIVGKPWFIYWSWDENYVPRWERVGKTVSQIEEAMREIESGNH
- the folD gene encoding bifunctional methylenetetrahydrofolate dehydrogenase/methenyltetrahydrofolate cyclohydrolase FolD, with translation MQILDGKKLSQKIKESIKKEVEELKKEQDIIPGLAVILVGDDPASHTYVKMKARACKDVGIYSIVHEMPESISQKEIEETISMMNKNPNIDGILVQLPLPKHIDTTKILELIDPAKDVDGFHPYNFGRLMQGLDTFAPCTPLGVMELLDEYGIDVKGMNACVVGASNIVGKPMAALLLNRFATVDICHIYTKDLAEHTKKADIIAVGVGKPNLITADMVKERAIVIDIGINKVGNKIVGDVDFENVSKKASYITPVPGGVGPMTIAMLLKNTIKAAKQRKRS
- a CDS encoding c-type cytochrome is translated as MRLFFVLLFSIYTFALDDSFITKDEYAKMLYKNPRGIGCDKCHGKKGEGRVIGKYRDGNVTKVIKGPEITNIDYHSFHKALTTQKHHLMPHYFLTDKEIKTLYYYLQKSKKKKK